In Thermomonas paludicola, the following are encoded in one genomic region:
- a CDS encoding SCO family protein, with amino-acid sequence MNHVVRGIAASFLLCVATLANATQPAPALPGDSVYQLSLPLTDSQGQTRDWRTLRGKPRLMSMFYTSCQYICPLIVESGKAIERQLSPAQQQRLGIVLISMDPARDNPAALKKVMDRRKLDASRWTLATPPADDVRAVASVLSIRYRQLADGGFNHSSALILIDADGRILARTEKIGSQPDPDFVAAVRKAVGG; translated from the coding sequence ATGAATCATGTTGTTCGCGGCATTGCCGCATCGTTCCTGCTTTGCGTTGCCACGCTGGCAAACGCCACCCAGCCTGCACCTGCACTGCCCGGCGATTCGGTCTATCAGCTGTCGTTGCCGCTGACCGACAGTCAGGGCCAAACCCGCGACTGGCGCACGCTGCGCGGCAAGCCGCGCCTGATGTCGATGTTCTATACCTCCTGCCAGTACATCTGCCCGCTGATCGTGGAATCCGGCAAGGCCATCGAGCGTCAGCTCAGCCCGGCCCAGCAGCAGCGCCTGGGCATCGTGCTGATCAGCATGGACCCGGCCCGCGACAACCCGGCAGCACTGAAGAAGGTGATGGATCGGCGCAAGCTGGACGCCTCGCGCTGGACGCTGGCAACGCCGCCGGCCGACGACGTGCGCGCGGTGGCCAGCGTGCTCAGCATCCGCTACCGGCAACTCGCGGATGGCGGATTCAATCACAGCAGCGCATTGATCCTGATCGACGCCGATGGCCGCATCCTGGCGCGCACCGAAAAGATCGGCAGCCAGCCGGACCCGGAC
- a CDS encoding alginate export family protein: MAIALLVSPSLRAADTPSATLEWDLRLRHEQVDDSGFARDADATTARLRAGLRLVPAAGWTILLEGEGVAGGGTYNSGANGKSAFPTVLDPTGAELNQAWIGWKNERGGITLGRQRIALDNQRWVGNVGWRQNEQTFDALALSVKPVAGLTASYYWLDKVHRVAGDNARNPLARERNLDTHLLNLAWKHGSQQVAGYAYLHEDRDVASASTATYGLRWTGSLGKGGQGFGWSAELARQVDYARNPANFAHDYWLLEPTWTQGKTTLRAGWEHLGGNGITAVQSPLATLHAFNGWDDQFGTTPVKGLDDRYLGAGGKFGSGKLDGKLSWALAWHDYRSDVGGMHYGSEWNASLGFPLPGGLGGLVKLADFRADGFSRDNTKLWLQVEWRGSKAVAQ, translated from the coding sequence ATGGCCATTGCACTGCTGGTTTCACCTTCGCTGCGCGCGGCAGACACGCCGTCGGCGACCCTGGAATGGGATCTGCGCCTGCGTCATGAACAGGTCGATGACAGCGGCTTCGCGCGCGATGCCGATGCCACCACCGCGCGCCTGCGCGCCGGCCTGCGGCTGGTGCCTGCAGCGGGTTGGACGATCCTGCTGGAAGGCGAGGGCGTGGCCGGTGGCGGTACCTACAACAGCGGTGCCAACGGCAAAAGCGCTTTCCCGACCGTACTGGACCCGACCGGTGCCGAACTCAACCAGGCCTGGATTGGCTGGAAGAACGAGCGCGGCGGCATCACCTTGGGCCGGCAGCGCATCGCGTTGGACAACCAGCGCTGGGTAGGCAATGTGGGGTGGCGGCAGAACGAGCAGACCTTTGATGCGCTGGCGCTGTCGGTCAAGCCAGTGGCCGGGCTGACCGCCAGCTACTACTGGTTGGACAAGGTGCATCGCGTCGCAGGCGACAATGCGCGCAACCCGCTTGCGCGCGAGCGCAATCTCGACACGCATTTGCTGAATCTGGCGTGGAAGCACGGCAGTCAGCAAGTCGCCGGTTATGCGTATCTGCATGAAGATCGCGATGTGGCCAGCGCCTCCACCGCGACCTATGGCCTGCGCTGGACCGGCAGCCTGGGCAAGGGTGGCCAGGGCTTCGGCTGGTCGGCAGAGCTGGCACGGCAGGTGGATTACGCGCGCAACCCGGCCAACTTCGCGCACGACTATTGGCTGCTGGAGCCGACCTGGACGCAGGGCAAGACCACGCTGCGCGCAGGCTGGGAGCATCTGGGCGGCAATGGCATCACCGCCGTGCAATCGCCCTTGGCCACCTTGCATGCGTTCAACGGCTGGGACGATCAGTTCGGCACCACGCCGGTGAAAGGCCTGGACGATCGCTACCTGGGCGCGGGCGGCAAGTTCGGCAGCGGCAAGCTGGATGGCAAGCTCAGCTGGGCGCTGGCATGGCACGACTATCGCAGCGACGTGGGCGGGATGCACTACGGCAGTGAATGGAATGCGTCGCTGGGCTTCCCGCTGCCGGGCGGATTGGGCGGGCTGGTGAAATTGGCCGACTTCCGCGCCGACGGCTTCTCGCGGGACAACACCAAACTCTGGTTGCAGGTGGAGTGGCGCGGTTCGAAGGCGGTCGCCCAATGA
- a CDS encoding formylglycine-generating enzyme family protein, with the protein MRHALVALLIALPLAGLAAGAVSGRYAGVPGGMFKSALRYEDAKAGVRIKTFALMRKPVTNAEFQAFLKRHPEWRRDRVSSVFAEPRYLQHWASADTLGPAALPDRPVVWVSWFAADAYCRSLDARLPTWIEWEYAAAADETRRDARQDPAWRERILSWYARSSKDALPRVGMQAPNVYGVQDLHGLVWEWTDDASSLMVAADNRNQGDPDKGKFCGAGALSMDDRENYAVLMRVAMLSSLEGRDATANMGFRCARSAP; encoded by the coding sequence ATGCGTCACGCCCTGGTCGCACTGCTGATCGCCCTGCCACTCGCCGGCCTTGCCGCCGGCGCCGTGTCCGGGCGCTATGCGGGGGTGCCGGGCGGCATGTTCAAGTCAGCCCTGCGCTATGAGGATGCCAAGGCCGGCGTGCGCATCAAGACCTTCGCACTGATGCGCAAGCCGGTCACCAATGCCGAGTTCCAGGCCTTCCTCAAGCGTCATCCCGAATGGCGGCGCGACCGCGTGTCCAGCGTGTTCGCCGAACCACGCTACCTGCAGCACTGGGCCAGCGCGGACACCCTCGGCCCGGCCGCACTGCCGGATCGGCCGGTGGTCTGGGTCAGCTGGTTCGCAGCCGACGCCTATTGCAGGTCGCTGGACGCGCGCCTGCCGACCTGGATCGAATGGGAATACGCCGCAGCAGCCGACGAAACCCGCCGCGACGCGCGTCAGGACCCTGCCTGGCGTGAACGCATCCTCAGCTGGTACGCGCGCTCCTCCAAGGACGCGCTGCCGCGCGTCGGCATGCAGGCGCCCAACGTGTATGGCGTGCAGGATTTGCACGGGCTGGTTTGGGAATGGACCGACGATGCTTCTTCGTTGATGGTGGCCGCCGACAACCGCAACCAGGGTGATCCCGACAAGGGCAAGTTCTGCGGCGCCGGCGCGCTGTCGATGGATGATCGTGAAAACTATGCCGTGCTGATGCGAGTGGCGATGCTGTCATCGCTGGAAGGACGCGACGCCACCGCCAACATGGGGTTCCGTTGCGCAAGGAGTGCACCATGA
- the nadA gene encoding quinolinate synthase NadA, whose translation MNASVAPSWHPELETRHAALIERLERLIPCMEVPLHLPWIDAINVLKKERGAVIMAHSYQSPEIFHGVADITGDSLALAQAAARCDSDLIVLCGVHFMAESAKILAPHKTVLIPDLEAGCSLAASITADDVRELRRQHPGMPVVSYVNTSAAVKAESDACCTSANAVQVVEAIAAEFGVDKVIFLPDRYLGAWVAQQTGIELVLWNGVCEVHEKFTAMEARHTRERFDAKIVAHPECSPEVLAEADFVGSTSAMGKWLAKEKPTRVAMITECSMADNLRNQFPQVEFIKPCNLCPHMKRITLPNIHACLRDLNNEISVPEDVAARARKALDRMLAVGRGEKL comes from the coding sequence ATGAACGCATCCGTCGCGCCGTCCTGGCACCCCGAACTTGAAACCCGCCATGCGGCGCTGATCGAGAGGCTTGAACGCCTGATCCCGTGCATGGAAGTGCCTCTGCATCTGCCGTGGATCGACGCCATCAACGTGCTGAAAAAAGAACGCGGCGCGGTGATCATGGCGCACAGTTATCAATCGCCGGAAATTTTCCACGGCGTTGCCGACATCACCGGCGACTCGCTGGCGCTGGCGCAGGCCGCGGCCCGCTGCGACAGCGATTTGATCGTGCTGTGCGGCGTCCACTTCATGGCCGAAAGCGCCAAGATCCTGGCACCGCACAAGACCGTGCTGATTCCCGATCTGGAAGCCGGCTGCTCGCTGGCCGCGTCGATCACCGCTGACGACGTGCGCGAGCTGCGCCGCCAGCACCCCGGCATGCCGGTGGTCAGCTATGTCAACACGTCGGCAGCCGTCAAGGCCGAGTCCGACGCCTGCTGCACCTCGGCCAACGCCGTGCAGGTGGTGGAAGCGATCGCCGCCGAATTCGGCGTGGACAAGGTGATTTTCCTGCCCGACCGCTACCTGGGTGCGTGGGTGGCGCAGCAGACCGGCATCGAACTGGTGCTGTGGAACGGCGTGTGCGAAGTGCACGAAAAGTTCACCGCGATGGAGGCGCGGCACACCCGCGAGCGCTTCGACGCGAAGATCGTGGCGCATCCGGAGTGCTCGCCGGAAGTGTTGGCCGAGGCCGATTTCGTGGGCTCCACCAGCGCGATGGGCAAGTGGCTGGCAAAGGAAAAGCCGACGCGGGTGGCGATGATCACCGAGTGCTCGATGGCCGACAACTTGCGCAACCAGTTCCCGCAGGTGGAGTTCATCAAGCCCTGCAACCTGTGCCCGCACATGAAGCGGATCACCCTGCCCAACATCCACGCCTGCTTGCGTGACCTGAATAACGAAATCAGCGTGCCGGAGGACGTTGCCGCGCGTGCGCGCAAGGCGCTCGACCGCATGTTGGCGGTGGGGCGCGGCGAAAAGCTGTGA
- the nirK gene encoding copper-containing nitrite reductase: MKSAVRYATLALAIAATLGMSACRIEQPTPAPSGAVAQEETGGSAKGDFGPPQGEPVEAVLTSPPNVPPPTGRSAPAKVIVSLDVIEKDMPISEGVSYTFWTFGGTVPGSFIRVRQGDTVEFHLRNMPDSKMPHNIDLHGVTGPGGGAASSFTAPGHVSRFSFKALNAGLFVYHCATAPVGMHIANGMYGLILVEPPEGLPKVDREYYVMQGDFYTTGKYREKGHQGFDMEKAIDEHPTYVLFNGMEGSMTGDKALKAKTGEKVRLYVGNGGPNLVSSFHVIGEIFDKVWYEGGTRFQENVQTTLIPSGGAAMMEFHMEVPGSYVLVDHSIFRAFNKGALAILQAEGKENKAIYSGKEVDAVYLGDQAAGTNRTPVSTAAAAFKAGTLTKEDQIAAGKVLFAGTCSTCHQPDGKGMEGVFPPLAGSSFIKTNPKRVPEIITHGLVGPVTVNGKEYNSNMPPMSQLTDDEVANIATFVLNSWGNPGGQVSREDAAKARAAKPANASAGH, translated from the coding sequence ATGAAATCCGCAGTCCGGTATGCCACCCTCGCCCTGGCCATCGCGGCCACGCTGGGCATGTCCGCGTGCCGCATCGAACAGCCGACCCCGGCTCCGAGCGGCGCCGTTGCACAGGAAGAAACCGGCGGCTCCGCCAAGGGCGACTTCGGCCCGCCGCAAGGCGAACCGGTCGAGGCCGTGCTGACCTCGCCGCCGAACGTGCCGCCGCCGACCGGCCGCAGCGCGCCGGCCAAGGTCATCGTGTCGCTGGACGTGATCGAAAAGGACATGCCGATTTCCGAAGGCGTGAGCTACACCTTCTGGACCTTCGGCGGCACCGTGCCGGGCAGCTTCATCCGCGTGCGCCAGGGCGACACGGTGGAGTTCCACCTGCGCAACATGCCGGACAGCAAGATGCCGCACAACATCGACCTGCACGGCGTCACCGGCCCCGGCGGCGGCGCGGCGTCCAGCTTCACCGCGCCCGGCCACGTCAGCCGCTTCAGCTTCAAGGCGCTCAACGCCGGCCTGTTCGTCTACCACTGCGCCACCGCGCCGGTGGGCATGCACATCGCCAACGGCATGTACGGCCTGATCCTGGTCGAACCGCCGGAAGGCCTGCCGAAGGTGGATCGCGAGTACTACGTGATGCAGGGCGACTTCTACACGACCGGCAAGTACCGCGAGAAGGGCCACCAGGGCTTCGACATGGAGAAAGCCATCGACGAGCACCCGACCTACGTGCTGTTCAACGGCATGGAAGGCTCGATGACCGGCGACAAGGCACTGAAGGCCAAGACCGGCGAAAAGGTGCGCCTGTACGTGGGCAATGGCGGTCCCAACCTGGTGTCCAGCTTCCACGTGATCGGCGAGATCTTCGACAAGGTCTGGTACGAAGGCGGCACGCGCTTCCAGGAAAACGTGCAGACCACGCTGATTCCCTCCGGCGGCGCGGCGATGATGGAATTCCACATGGAAGTCCCCGGCAGCTACGTGCTGGTCGACCACAGCATCTTCCGCGCCTTCAACAAGGGCGCGCTGGCGATCCTCCAGGCCGAAGGCAAGGAAAACAAGGCGATCTACTCCGGCAAGGAGGTCGATGCCGTCTATCTGGGCGACCAGGCCGCGGGCACCAACCGCACCCCGGTGTCCACCGCCGCTGCCGCGTTCAAGGCCGGCACGCTGACCAAGGAAGACCAGATCGCCGCCGGCAAGGTGCTGTTCGCCGGCACCTGCTCGACCTGTCACCAGCCGGACGGCAAGGGCATGGAGGGCGTGTTCCCGCCACTGGCCGGCTCCAGTTTCATCAAGACCAACCCCAAGCGCGTACCCGAGATCATCACCCACGGTCTGGTGGGCCCGGTGACCGTCAATGGCAAGGAGTACAACTCCAACATGCCACCGATGAGCCAGCTGACCGACGACGAAGTGGCCAACATCGCGACCTTCGTGCTCAACAGCTGGGGCAACCCGGGTGGCCAGGTGAGCCGCGAGGATGCCGCCAAGGCGCGCGCTGCCAAGCCCGCCAACGCGTCGGCCGGGCACTGA
- a CDS encoding putative zinc-binding protein, producing MSTSRPLVYSCSGCSSAAQMANQLALRLDRAGEAEMSCIAGVGGGVTGLVRTAQSRRPILALDGCVLKCVSACLANAGVVADQHLILSDFGVKKRKHADFDLAQADTVYAAHVLPAARGLGVAGKAQ from the coding sequence TTGAGCACGTCGCGGCCACTGGTGTATTCCTGTTCGGGCTGTTCCAGCGCCGCGCAGATGGCCAACCAGCTGGCCCTGCGCCTGGATCGCGCCGGCGAAGCCGAGATGTCCTGCATCGCCGGTGTCGGGGGCGGCGTGACCGGGCTGGTGCGCACTGCGCAGAGCCGGCGCCCGATCCTTGCGCTGGATGGCTGCGTACTGAAGTGCGTGTCGGCGTGCCTGGCGAATGCCGGTGTTGTTGCGGATCAGCACCTGATCTTGTCCGATTTTGGCGTCAAGAAGCGCAAGCACGCAGACTTCGACCTGGCCCAGGCGGATACGGTGTATGCCGCCCATGTGCTGCCCGCCGCGCGTGGCCTGGGCGTGGCTGGCAAGGCGCAGTGA
- a CDS encoding DUF2249 domain-containing protein, producing the protein MNRLDLRDLPAPEPLVRALAAADALQPGQALEVLTPLLPSPLLEALAARGLSWRSEPCADYGTWLAIVRPAA; encoded by the coding sequence ATGAACCGGCTCGACCTGCGCGATCTGCCAGCGCCGGAGCCGTTGGTGCGGGCGCTGGCTGCTGCCGACGCGCTGCAGCCCGGGCAGGCGCTGGAGGTGCTGACGCCGCTGCTGCCGTCGCCCCTGCTGGAGGCCTTGGCGGCGCGCGGCCTGAGCTGGCGCAGCGAGCCCTGCGCCGATTACGGGACGTGGCTGGCGATCGTGCGTCCAGCAGCGTGA